The following are encoded in a window of Pieris napi chromosome 23, ilPieNapi1.2, whole genome shotgun sequence genomic DNA:
- the LOC125061393 gene encoding zinc finger protein 91-like isoform X3 gives MSSDIDIEEHDVLEHPSIKKIFPDLSWLKTEFYSLDDEESTVFKNVRIEATSESKCIEEFGQRNDPVQDSEDLIVLDDVQCPEVEEINELSLETDIRTRNVDTEPIIVEDEECEDAIETNDPIIHEILDSECSDDIDDKQDSLLTKNTIVLGSNIPNKMIIGSNVPQKVVGCNNPEYSGSNITKTSLVSEFGIERDPFSAKVILKDWGYILKKHPFYCDECLILLPTQSASNAHNASEHSLLVPIEEVEVVTHDSQTGDLGLIIQKCPICSYIFKTHRNYLAHIESKHDTIKLEPIHEVFHGNCMMCSDKHFKTVNTYCKHITNCHSKVYHTIYSHIEPRSTTNVDDTILSSPNKARKSTAKFDRINIARKSTTKPGEEYKNVALKSTAKHSKNIALKSTSKPIQPRRIAVKSTSKSESKTSYSRQSNEHIEHPKLNYICPICGTYYRHIWQYVTHCNTEHQAVYLSPKRLRFTGSCECGFKTTVIKHLNAHITKKHKKLFKKIATNLQEYYCLECDITFATLNSYNIHKIKHSHKVKAESRCDRKSHQMEDFLQFKDTETISEPKDVGDEQKVLELTENNFLYYCHECKSYDPAKHADYHITSVCLQNKSFRICRFCGLRFSHESFADHILGHQNNSFDLNSIKFIDIHTGEVMNPKIPDWNKFAGDSTVKHSGEKRKRESLNEKTVYCEECQENYYELAYKIHLQYHETTNTNYIDAEIMQKYLTMQSLWNLVYLCQCCNITFDNYDLAVEHSQDHIVKNQKTPSDNYTKCTKCNLMFDKQSFERHKNLHNGAEIDENSFCVLSFNFEDLLSESWDNVFKVISDEQKSHILSKSVYNCYRNLRLELNYDGPSTHTLYKCAVCDAIVEKEHLLDHASSTDVCKNQDKFSCSSCELAFITRESLDDHELHHLPDTKTRIILFNKPKHFSLNVRLIQQSRISNSSDRNSKSKSTAIFYKCLHCEAGIQHLMNIKTHNCSLSKTYTKCDRCGLKYRPTALNRHILLHKKWDKFYIAPFKNGNLVWQGKTKLLRLYKCKKCKMCTHKKLSAHTCRPENSRACSSCGLQFSQKSFKKHMELHAKAPKLARNNLHIIQYTPDLASFDYEPTSHETEKSISEESSNAKPVTHKQKEPMEDNPMSRFLYKCTCGLLFLKWNQLRDHVKKCSDDFKPTQCKCGLQFHILSLRDHLNVHLNCSSIKNYLVARVNVGKAAIAKARKNWLWYCTVCRTYYNDIKNLNCHFKGNEPGPSERCSICRITISSSSFEDHMELHNEDNEFNHKQLHKLSLRMIATDALKTPVTKRTPTLYQCKKCDVHFITPQQLQSHLDELRHDIENRIQCNICHYFFATNILRAHKITHHYKKRYKRDDFVIQTIEIADEEDIDSNKSEINESRKNRGQPTEPKHHDFAKTPEYIKRAVYKSIGMEPMEALKVLHKCGTCHLYFMVKNTIYSHLTRHSKTSKRRQSSYTCSICGLEFSSRSLSRHIFVHHKTLNLQVQDFEIRVYTSPETFTITRIKSNKKQSKKRKILSDRVERAKKIKYVPSPPKPEAVAASQLTVSNVAHLENASQIFKCAECNVFFTNYVMCYDHTLNHKPLDNTEYISCKLCDFQLLCECLGVHMKGHREGTFNIDELQVKEFQPGEGVPSIKTYLARDSLEANVISTTTNCS, from the exons CGGACATACGGACACGGAATGTAGACACGGAACCAATAATTGTAGAAGATGAAGAATGTGAAGATGCAATTGAAACAAATG ATCCAATAATCCATGAAATTCTTGATTCTGAGTGTTCTGACGATATTGACGATAAACAAGACTCcttattaactaaaaacacGATTGTTCTCGGCTCAAACATCccaaataaaatgataatcGGCTCAAACGTCCCACAAAAAGTCGTTGGCTGTAACAATCCAGAATACAGCGGTTCAAATATCACTAAAACCAGTCTCGTCTCTGAATTTGGGATCGAAAGAGATCCATTCTCCGCAAAGGTCATATTGAAGGATTGGggatatattttgaaaaaacacCCATTTTATTGTGACGAATGTTTGATTCTGCTTCCTACTCAATCCGCTTCAAACGCCCACAATGCGTCCGAACATTCCCTCTTAGTGCCCATAGAAGAAGTAGAAGTCGTGACGCACGACTCACAAACGGGAGATTTAGGACTGATTATCCAAAAATGCCCGATTTGTAGTTATATTTTCAAGACGCATCGCAATTATCTCGCACATATAGAAAGCAAACATGACACGATCAAATTAGAGCCAATTCATGAAGTTTTTCATGGAAATTGCATGATGTGTTCggataaacattttaaaacggTCAACACTTACTGTAAACATATAACTAATTGTCATAGTAAGGTTTATCATACAATATACTCGCATATCGAGCCAAGAAGTACGACAAATGTTGACGATACAATTTTAAGTAGCCCTAATAAAGCTCGGAAAAGTACGGCAAAGTTCGACAGAATTAACATAGCAAGAAAGAGCACAACGAAACCGGGCGAAGAGTACAAAAACGTAGCTCTCAAAAGCACGGCTaaacattcaaaaaatatCGCTCTGAAAAGTACATCAAAACCGATACAACCGAGACGCATAGCGGTCAAAAGTACGTCTAAAAGCGAAAGCAAGACAAGCTATTCGAGACAATCTAATGAACACATAGAacatccaaaattaaattacatttgtcCAATCTGTGGGACTTACTACCGACACATTTGGCAATATGTCACCCATTGCAATACCGAACACCAAGCCGTATACTTGTCTCCCAAAAGACTCCGTTTCACGGGTTCATGCGAGTGCGGCTTCAAGACTACGGTAATAAAACACTTAAATGCTCACATAaccaaaaaacacaaaaaactttttaagaaaattgcgACGAACCTTCAGGAATATTACTGCCTCGAGTGTGACATTACGTTTGCGACGCTCAACTCTTATaacattcataaaattaaacacagTCACAAAGTTAAAGCAGAAAGCAGATGTGACCGAAAAAGTCACCAAATGGAAGATTTCTTACAGTTTAAGGATACAGAAACGATATCGGAGCCAAAAGACGTTGGAGACGAGCAGAAAGTTTTAGAATTAACCGAAAATAACTTTCTGTATTATTGTCACGAGTGCAAGTCGTACGATCCTGCCAAACATGCGGATTACCACATAACAAGTGTGTGCCTACAAAACAAAAGTTTTCGTATTTGCCGATTCTGTGGTCTACGATTTTCTCACGAAAGTTTTGCCGACCATATTTTGGGGCATCAGAATAATAGCTTTGATCTCAATAGTATAAAATTCATAGATATACATACCGGAGAAGTTATGAATCCAAAAATTCCCGATTGGAATAAGTTTGCGGGTGATTCCACAGTCAAACACTCCGGAGAAAAGCGCAAACGGGAaagtttaaatgaaaaaactgTGTACTGCGAAGAATGccaagaaaattattacgagCTTGCCTACAAGATACATCTGCAGTATCACGAAACCACTAATACTAATTATATTGACGCTGAGATCATGCAGAAGTATCTAACCATGCAGTCTCTCTGGAACCTCGTTTATCTTTGTCAATGCTGCAATATCACTTTTGACAATTACGACCTGGCCGTCGAACATAGCCAAGATCATATagtaaaaaaccaaaaaacgcCAAGTGACAACTACACTAAATGCACTAAATGCAATCTTATGTTCGATAAACAATCCTTCGAGAGACATAAAAATCTTCACAACGGCGCGGAAATAGATGAGAACTCTTTTTGCGTGCTTTCGTTTAATTTTGAAGATTTACTCTCGGAGTCGTGggataatgtatttaaagtgATAAGTGATGAGCAAAAATCGCATATATTGTCCAAAAGTGTTTACAATTGCTACAGAAATTTACGACTCGAGTTGAATTACGATGGGCCGTCAACGCATACGCTCTATAAGTGCGCTGTCTGCGATGCCATCGTTGAGAAAGAGCATCTTCTTGATCACGCATCCAGCACAGACGTGTGCAAAAACCAGGATAAATTTTCCTGTTCCTCGTGCGAACTAGCGTTCATAACACGAGAGTCTCTCGATGACCACGAATTGCACCACTTACCAGATACCAAAACCaggataattttatttaataaaccaaAGCACTTCTCGCTCAACGTCCGCTTGATCCAACAGTCCAGAATTTCTAATTCATCTGATAGAAACAGCAAATCCAAATCCACGGCCATCTTTTATAAATGTCTCCATTGTGAAGCCGGCATTCAACATTTGatgaatattaaaacacaTAATTGTTCATTAAGTAAAACATACACGAAATGTGATCGTTGTGGGTTGAAATACCGTCCCACGGCGTTGAACAGGCACATTTTGCTTCACAAGAAGTGGGACAAATTCTACATAGCCCCTTTCAAAAACGGTAACCTCGTTTGGCAAGGTAAAACTAAATTGCTGAGACTCTATAAATGCAAGAAATGCAAAATGTGCACCCATAAAAAGCTTTCTGCCCATACCTGTAGACCTGAGAATTCCCGTGCGTGTAGCTCGTGTGGTTTACAATTTTCACAAAagtcatttaaaaaacatatggAGCTGCACGCGAAAGCTCCGAAATTGGCACGAAATAACCTTCATATAATACAATACACTCCGGATTTAGCGTCGTTCGACTATGAGCCGACATCGCACGAAACAGAGAAATCCATATCTGAAGAATCGTCGAATGCTAAACCAGTGACACACAAACAAAAGGAGCCAATGGAAGATAACCCAATGTCACGCTTTCTATATAAATGCACTTGTGGCCTCTTGTTTTTGAAATGGAACCAACTTCGAGACCACGTAAAGAAGTGCAGCGATGACTTTAAACCAACCCAGTGTAAATGTGGGCTCCAATTCCACATTTTATCCCTACGAGACCACTTGAACGTTCATTTGAATTGCTCCTCTATAAAGAACTATCTCGTCGCGCGCGTCAATGTCGGCAAAGCTGCGATTGCAAAGGCCCGGAAAAATTGGCTCTGGTATTGCACAGTGTGTAGAACGTATTACAATGATATCAAGAACCTCAACTGCCATTTCAAAGGAAACGAGCCCGGCCCGAGTGAACGCTGCTCAATTTGTAGAATAACAATATCCAGTTCCAGTTTTGAAGATCACATGGAACTGCACAACGAAGATAACGAATTTAACCACAAACAGCTTCATAAACTGTCTTTGAGGATGATCGCCACAGATGCCCTCAAGACGCCAGTTACGAAAAGGACTCCAACCttatatcaatgtaaaaaatgcgatgtacattttattactCCACAACAGCTACAGAGTCACTTAGACGAACTTCGTCATGATATCGAAAACAGAATTCAGTGTAACATTTGCCATTATTTCTTTGCTACGAATATCCTACGGGCGCATAAGATAACCCACCATTATAAGAAAAGATACAAACGAGACGACTTTGTCATCCAAACAATAGAAATCGCTGACGAGGAAGACATTGACAGCAACAAGTCGGAGATAAATGAAAGCCGGAAGAACCGTGGTCAGCCGACTGAGCCGAAACATCACGACTTTGCGAAAACTCCAGAATATATCAAGAGAGCAGTTTACAAATCGATTGGGATGGAACCAATGGAGGCTTTGAAAGTACTGCACAAGTGTGGCACATGTCACTTGTACTTTATGGTGAAAAATACCATATATAGTCATCTAACTCGACACTCGAAGACCAGTAAAAGAAGGCAATCGAGCTACACCTGCTCGATCTGCGGACTGGAATTCAGCTCTCGGAGTCTCAGCCGCCATATATTTGTTCATCATAAGACGTTGAACTTGCAAGTACAAGATTTCGAAATACGCGTTTACACTTCTCCAGAAACTTTCACAATTACACgaattaaatctaataaaaaacaatccaAGAAGCGAAAAATTTTATCTGATAGAGTGGAACGAgctaagaaaattaaatacgtCCCTTCTCCTCCAAAGCCTGAAGC CGTCGCCGCTTCGCAACTGACGGTCTCTAACGTCGCTCATCTCGAAAACGCGTCCCAAATCTTCAAATGTGCGGAATGCAACGTGTTCTTTACAAACTATGTAATGTGCTACGACCATACCTTGAATCATAAGCCATTAGATAATACTGAGTATATCAGCTGTAAGCTGTGCGATTTTCAACTCTTGTGCGAATGCCTAGGTGTGCATATGAAGGGCCACAGAGAAGGCACGTTCAACATAGACGAGTTGCAAGTAAAGGAGTTTCAGCCGGGAGAGGGAGTTCCGTCGATTAAGACATATTTGGCTCGGGATTCATTGGAAGCCAACGTGATAAGTACAACCACTAATTGCAGCTAG
- the LOC125061393 gene encoding zinc finger protein 91-like isoform X2 — translation MSSDIDIEEHDVLEHPSIKKIFPDLSWLKTEFYSLDDEESTVFKNVRIEATSESKCIEEFGQRNDPVQDSEDLIVLDDVQCPEVEEINELSLETDIRTRNVDTEPIIVEDEECEDAIETNDPIIHEILDSECSDDIDDKQDSLLTKNTIVLGSNIPNKMIIGSNVPQKVVGCNNPEYSGSNITKTSLVSEFGIERDPFSAKVILKDWGYILKKHPFYCDECLILLPTQSASNAHNASEHSLLVPIEEVEVVTHDSQTGDLGLIIQKCPICSYIFKTHRNYLAHIESKHDTIKLEPIHEVFHGNCMMCSDKHFKTVNTYCKHITNCHSKVYHTIYSHIEPRSTTNVDDTILSSPNKARKSTAKFDRINIARKSTTKPGEEYKNVALKSTAKHSKNIALKSTSKPIQPRRIAVKSTSKSESKTSYSRQSNEHIEHPKLNYICPICGTYYRHIWQYVTHCNTEHQAVYLSPKRLRFTGSCECGFKTTVIKHLNAHITKKHKKLFKKIATNLQEYYCLECDITFATLNSYNIHKIKHSHKVKAESRCDRKSHQMEDFLQFKDTETISEPKDVGDEQKVLELTENNFLYYCHECKSYDPAKHADYHITSVCLQNKSFRICRFCGLRFSHESFADHILGHQNNSFDLNSIKFIDIHTGEVMNPKIPDWNKFAGDSTVKHSGEKRKRESLNEKTVYCEECQENYYELAYKIHLQYHETTNTNYIDAEIMQKYLTMQSLWNLVYLCQCCNITFDNYDLAVEHSQDHIVKNQKTPSDNYTKCTKCNLMFDKQSFERHKNLHNGAEIDENSFCVLSFNFEDLLSESWDNVFKVISDEQKSHILSKSVYNCYRNLRLELNYDGPSTHTLYKCAVCDAIVEKEHLLDHASSTDVCKNQDKFSCSSCELAFITRESLDDHELHHLPDTKTRIILFNKPKHFSLNVRLIQQSRISNSSDRNSKSKSTAIFYKCLHCEAGIQHLMNIKTHNCSLSKTYTKCDRCGLKYRPTALNRHILLHKKWDKFYIAPFKNGNLVWQGKTKLLRLYKCKKCKMCTHKKLSAHTCRPENSRACSSCGLQFSQKSFKKHMELHAKAPKLARNNLHIIQYTPDLASFDYEPTSHETEKSISEESSNAKPVTHKQKEPMEDNPMSRFLYKCTCGLLFLKWNQLRDHVKKCSDDFKPTQCKCGLQFHILSLRDHLNVHLNCSSIKNYLVARVNVGKAAIAKARKNWLWYCTVCRTYYNDIKNLNCHFKGNEPGPSERCSICRITISSSSFEDHMELHNEDNEFNHKQLHKLSLRMIATDALKTPVTKRTPTLYQCKKCDVHFITPQQLQSHLDELRHDIENRIQCNICHYFFATNILRAHKITHHYKKRYKRDDFVIQTIEIADEEDIDSNKSEINESRKNRGQPTEPKHHDFAKTPEYIKRAVYKSIGMEPMEALKVLHKCGTCHLYFMVKNTIYSHLTRHSKTSKRRQSSYTCSICGLEFSSRSLSRHIFVHHKTLNLQVQDFEIRVYTSPETFTITRIKSNKKQSKKRKILSDRVERAKKIKYVPSPPKPEAVAASQPTVSNVAASQLTVSNVAHLENASQIFKCAECNVFFTNYVMCYDHTLNHKPLDNTEYISCKLCDFQLLCECLGVHMKGHREGTFNIDELQVKEFQPGEGVPSIKTYLARDSLEANVISTTTNCS, via the exons CGGACATACGGACACGGAATGTAGACACGGAACCAATAATTGTAGAAGATGAAGAATGTGAAGATGCAATTGAAACAAATG ATCCAATAATCCATGAAATTCTTGATTCTGAGTGTTCTGACGATATTGACGATAAACAAGACTCcttattaactaaaaacacGATTGTTCTCGGCTCAAACATCccaaataaaatgataatcGGCTCAAACGTCCCACAAAAAGTCGTTGGCTGTAACAATCCAGAATACAGCGGTTCAAATATCACTAAAACCAGTCTCGTCTCTGAATTTGGGATCGAAAGAGATCCATTCTCCGCAAAGGTCATATTGAAGGATTGGggatatattttgaaaaaacacCCATTTTATTGTGACGAATGTTTGATTCTGCTTCCTACTCAATCCGCTTCAAACGCCCACAATGCGTCCGAACATTCCCTCTTAGTGCCCATAGAAGAAGTAGAAGTCGTGACGCACGACTCACAAACGGGAGATTTAGGACTGATTATCCAAAAATGCCCGATTTGTAGTTATATTTTCAAGACGCATCGCAATTATCTCGCACATATAGAAAGCAAACATGACACGATCAAATTAGAGCCAATTCATGAAGTTTTTCATGGAAATTGCATGATGTGTTCggataaacattttaaaacggTCAACACTTACTGTAAACATATAACTAATTGTCATAGTAAGGTTTATCATACAATATACTCGCATATCGAGCCAAGAAGTACGACAAATGTTGACGATACAATTTTAAGTAGCCCTAATAAAGCTCGGAAAAGTACGGCAAAGTTCGACAGAATTAACATAGCAAGAAAGAGCACAACGAAACCGGGCGAAGAGTACAAAAACGTAGCTCTCAAAAGCACGGCTaaacattcaaaaaatatCGCTCTGAAAAGTACATCAAAACCGATACAACCGAGACGCATAGCGGTCAAAAGTACGTCTAAAAGCGAAAGCAAGACAAGCTATTCGAGACAATCTAATGAACACATAGAacatccaaaattaaattacatttgtcCAATCTGTGGGACTTACTACCGACACATTTGGCAATATGTCACCCATTGCAATACCGAACACCAAGCCGTATACTTGTCTCCCAAAAGACTCCGTTTCACGGGTTCATGCGAGTGCGGCTTCAAGACTACGGTAATAAAACACTTAAATGCTCACATAaccaaaaaacacaaaaaactttttaagaaaattgcgACGAACCTTCAGGAATATTACTGCCTCGAGTGTGACATTACGTTTGCGACGCTCAACTCTTATaacattcataaaattaaacacagTCACAAAGTTAAAGCAGAAAGCAGATGTGACCGAAAAAGTCACCAAATGGAAGATTTCTTACAGTTTAAGGATACAGAAACGATATCGGAGCCAAAAGACGTTGGAGACGAGCAGAAAGTTTTAGAATTAACCGAAAATAACTTTCTGTATTATTGTCACGAGTGCAAGTCGTACGATCCTGCCAAACATGCGGATTACCACATAACAAGTGTGTGCCTACAAAACAAAAGTTTTCGTATTTGCCGATTCTGTGGTCTACGATTTTCTCACGAAAGTTTTGCCGACCATATTTTGGGGCATCAGAATAATAGCTTTGATCTCAATAGTATAAAATTCATAGATATACATACCGGAGAAGTTATGAATCCAAAAATTCCCGATTGGAATAAGTTTGCGGGTGATTCCACAGTCAAACACTCCGGAGAAAAGCGCAAACGGGAaagtttaaatgaaaaaactgTGTACTGCGAAGAATGccaagaaaattattacgagCTTGCCTACAAGATACATCTGCAGTATCACGAAACCACTAATACTAATTATATTGACGCTGAGATCATGCAGAAGTATCTAACCATGCAGTCTCTCTGGAACCTCGTTTATCTTTGTCAATGCTGCAATATCACTTTTGACAATTACGACCTGGCCGTCGAACATAGCCAAGATCATATagtaaaaaaccaaaaaacgcCAAGTGACAACTACACTAAATGCACTAAATGCAATCTTATGTTCGATAAACAATCCTTCGAGAGACATAAAAATCTTCACAACGGCGCGGAAATAGATGAGAACTCTTTTTGCGTGCTTTCGTTTAATTTTGAAGATTTACTCTCGGAGTCGTGggataatgtatttaaagtgATAAGTGATGAGCAAAAATCGCATATATTGTCCAAAAGTGTTTACAATTGCTACAGAAATTTACGACTCGAGTTGAATTACGATGGGCCGTCAACGCATACGCTCTATAAGTGCGCTGTCTGCGATGCCATCGTTGAGAAAGAGCATCTTCTTGATCACGCATCCAGCACAGACGTGTGCAAAAACCAGGATAAATTTTCCTGTTCCTCGTGCGAACTAGCGTTCATAACACGAGAGTCTCTCGATGACCACGAATTGCACCACTTACCAGATACCAAAACCaggataattttatttaataaaccaaAGCACTTCTCGCTCAACGTCCGCTTGATCCAACAGTCCAGAATTTCTAATTCATCTGATAGAAACAGCAAATCCAAATCCACGGCCATCTTTTATAAATGTCTCCATTGTGAAGCCGGCATTCAACATTTGatgaatattaaaacacaTAATTGTTCATTAAGTAAAACATACACGAAATGTGATCGTTGTGGGTTGAAATACCGTCCCACGGCGTTGAACAGGCACATTTTGCTTCACAAGAAGTGGGACAAATTCTACATAGCCCCTTTCAAAAACGGTAACCTCGTTTGGCAAGGTAAAACTAAATTGCTGAGACTCTATAAATGCAAGAAATGCAAAATGTGCACCCATAAAAAGCTTTCTGCCCATACCTGTAGACCTGAGAATTCCCGTGCGTGTAGCTCGTGTGGTTTACAATTTTCACAAAagtcatttaaaaaacatatggAGCTGCACGCGAAAGCTCCGAAATTGGCACGAAATAACCTTCATATAATACAATACACTCCGGATTTAGCGTCGTTCGACTATGAGCCGACATCGCACGAAACAGAGAAATCCATATCTGAAGAATCGTCGAATGCTAAACCAGTGACACACAAACAAAAGGAGCCAATGGAAGATAACCCAATGTCACGCTTTCTATATAAATGCACTTGTGGCCTCTTGTTTTTGAAATGGAACCAACTTCGAGACCACGTAAAGAAGTGCAGCGATGACTTTAAACCAACCCAGTGTAAATGTGGGCTCCAATTCCACATTTTATCCCTACGAGACCACTTGAACGTTCATTTGAATTGCTCCTCTATAAAGAACTATCTCGTCGCGCGCGTCAATGTCGGCAAAGCTGCGATTGCAAAGGCCCGGAAAAATTGGCTCTGGTATTGCACAGTGTGTAGAACGTATTACAATGATATCAAGAACCTCAACTGCCATTTCAAAGGAAACGAGCCCGGCCCGAGTGAACGCTGCTCAATTTGTAGAATAACAATATCCAGTTCCAGTTTTGAAGATCACATGGAACTGCACAACGAAGATAACGAATTTAACCACAAACAGCTTCATAAACTGTCTTTGAGGATGATCGCCACAGATGCCCTCAAGACGCCAGTTACGAAAAGGACTCCAACCttatatcaatgtaaaaaatgcgatgtacattttattactCCACAACAGCTACAGAGTCACTTAGACGAACTTCGTCATGATATCGAAAACAGAATTCAGTGTAACATTTGCCATTATTTCTTTGCTACGAATATCCTACGGGCGCATAAGATAACCCACCATTATAAGAAAAGATACAAACGAGACGACTTTGTCATCCAAACAATAGAAATCGCTGACGAGGAAGACATTGACAGCAACAAGTCGGAGATAAATGAAAGCCGGAAGAACCGTGGTCAGCCGACTGAGCCGAAACATCACGACTTTGCGAAAACTCCAGAATATATCAAGAGAGCAGTTTACAAATCGATTGGGATGGAACCAATGGAGGCTTTGAAAGTACTGCACAAGTGTGGCACATGTCACTTGTACTTTATGGTGAAAAATACCATATATAGTCATCTAACTCGACACTCGAAGACCAGTAAAAGAAGGCAATCGAGCTACACCTGCTCGATCTGCGGACTGGAATTCAGCTCTCGGAGTCTCAGCCGCCATATATTTGTTCATCATAAGACGTTGAACTTGCAAGTACAAGATTTCGAAATACGCGTTTACACTTCTCCAGAAACTTTCACAATTACACgaattaaatctaataaaaaacaatccaAGAAGCGAAAAATTTTATCTGATAGAGTGGAACGAgctaagaaaattaaatacgtCCCTTCTCCTCCAAAGCCTGAAGC CGTCGCCGCTTCGCAACCGACGGTCTCTAACGTCGCCGCTTCGCAACTGACGGTCTCTAACGTCGCTCATCTCGAAAACGCGTCCCAAATCTTCAAATGTGCGGAATGCAACGTGTTCTTTACAAACTATGTAATGTGCTACGACCATACCTTGAATCATAAGCCATTAGATAATACTGAGTATATCAGCTGTAAGCTGTGCGATTTTCAACTCTTGTGCGAATGCCTAGGTGTGCATATGAAGGGCCACAGAGAAGGCACGTTCAACATAGACGAGTTGCAAGTAAAGGAGTTTCAGCCGGGAGAGGGAGTTCCGTCGATTAAGACATATTTGGCTCGGGATTCATTGGAAGCCAACGTGATAAGTACAACCACTAATTGCAGCTAG